The sequence GGGGTGTTTGCGCTGCGGGCGGCCACGCGGTATCGGTTGCAGTAGGAGTCGTGGCAAAGGTAGGAGCCGCCGCGCATGCTTTTTGCCTGTCCGATGGGGGGTCCCGCGGGGTTTTGTGCTGCGCTTTTGAGGTGGAAGGTGGGGCTGAACCAGTCGCTGCACCATTCCCAGACGTTGCCCGAGATGTTGTAGATGCCGTAGTTGTTGGGGGGGAATGAGGTGACGGGTGCGGTGCCGGTGTACCCGTCTGCCCGGGTGTTCTGTTCGGGGAATGTGCCCTGCCAGATGTTGCACATGTGTTTGCCGTTGGGTTCGAGGTCGTCTCCCCAGGGGTAGCGCATGCTTTTTAAGCCGCCCCGCGCGGCAAATTCCCATTCGGCTTCTGTGGGCAGGCGTTTTCCCGCCCAGTTGCAATAGGCGACCGCGTCGTTCCACGAGATGTGGATCGCGGGGTGGTTCCAGCGGTTGTTGATCGTTGTGCCGGGTCCTTCGGGGCGGTGCCAGCAGGCGCTGTCAACAGCAAACCACCAGGGGGTATCGACGACGGTTTGCGAGATGTGCTCTGCGGTGTTGGGGGGGACAAAGAGGTGGAAAACAAAGGACCAGCCAAAGCGTTCGGCTTCGGTTTTGTACGCGGTTGTGCGGACGAATTTGGCAAAGTCGGTATTGGTGACGGCGCATGTGTCCAGGTAAAAGGGATCGACTGTGACTTCGCGCACGGGTCCTTCGCCGTCTTCTGCAAAGCCTTCGTTGCTGTTTGTTCCCATGAGAAAGGTGCCGCCCGATAGGCGGACCATGTTTTTGAGGGATGTGTCACTTCTGCGCCTGTTTTTTTGTTTGCGCGTTTTTCTTTTTTTGGATGAGACAGGTCTGCTCGCACCGCAGCAGGGGGAGGACATAGTGATTCTCCTGAGGTTATGGGGTGTGTGAATGCTTA comes from Gemmatimonadota bacterium and encodes:
- a CDS encoding formylglycine-generating enzyme family protein, whose translation is MSSPCCGASRPVSSKKRKTRKQKNRRRSDTSLKNMVRLSGGTFLMGTNSNEGFAEDGEGPVREVTVDPFYLDTCAVTNTDFAKFVRTTAYKTEAERFGWSFVFHLFVPPNTAEHISQTVVDTPWWFAVDSACWHRPEGPGTTINNRWNHPAIHISWNDAVAYCNWAGKRLPTEAEWEFAARGGLKSMRYPWGDDLEPNGKHMCNIWQGTFPEQNTRADGYTGTAPVTSFPPNNYGIYNISGNVWEWCSDWFSPTFHLKSAAQNPAGPPIGQAKSMRGGSYLCHDSYCNRYRVAARSANTPDSSTGNLGFRCARNA